One part of the Aurantibacillus circumpalustris genome encodes these proteins:
- a CDS encoding DUF7793 family protein: MIKIQLDIAYLEYENNIVYVRAKDDLVLEKRDLQLLMETAIEMAAGEKYYALIDTSGTGESTPEARDYYSDSEFSKYRYADAYIVNSLATRLIVNFFIKFNKPKVKSRMFGTVEEATKWLEGLKKLQLV; this comes from the coding sequence ATGATTAAAATACAGCTTGATATTGCTTATTTAGAATATGAAAACAACATTGTTTACGTACGCGCAAAAGATGATTTGGTTTTGGAAAAAAGAGACTTGCAACTGTTAATGGAAACAGCTATTGAAATGGCAGCCGGAGAGAAGTATTATGCGTTGATAGATACTAGTGGAACAGGTGAATCAACCCCAGAAGCAAGAGATTATTATTCAGATAGTGAGTTTTCAAAATATAGATATGCCGACGCTTATATTGTTAATTCCTTAGCAACAAGACTTATTGTTAATTTCTTTATAAAATTCAATAAACCTAAGGTAAAGTCTAGAATGTTTGGTACAGTGGAAGAGGCAACAAAATGGTTAGAGGGCTTGAAGAAACTCCAATTGGTCTAA
- a CDS encoding exo-beta-N-acetylmuramidase NamZ family protein: protein MHKNNKLIRFSTFLILLSQFACAQSNVAIKEYTTVVIGAQQFDLYLPLLTNKRVGIVTNITGLVGKTSIVDTLLKLKVKVKKIFGPEHGFRSDADAGAHVKSNKDIKTGLPIVSLYGSNKKPTKEQLKDIDVLIYDIQDIGARFYTYISTMCYAMEACAENNKEFIILDRPNPNGFYIDGPVLNDEFKSFLGMHRVPIVYGMTCGEYAQMANDEGWLKNKVSCKLTIIPLKKYDRKASYKLPVNPSPNIPNAESVLLYPSLGLFEGTVMSLGRGTDIPFQVIGHPKYPDTSFYFTPLPSSLSKEPRYFNQRCYGLDLRKDIYLKAHPKKINLQWLAQSYKKLNNLDFFEMNFNYHSGNSLLQEQLKNNVSEKDIRESWQKDTEVFKEIRKRYLLYPDFG from the coding sequence ATGCACAAAAATAATAAATTGATCCGCTTTAGCACCTTTTTAATTCTTTTATCACAATTTGCCTGCGCTCAGAGTAATGTCGCCATTAAAGAATACACCACTGTTGTTATTGGGGCACAACAATTCGATCTTTATCTTCCTTTGTTAACCAACAAACGTGTAGGCATAGTAACTAATATAACTGGACTTGTAGGTAAAACAAGTATTGTTGACACACTTCTTAAATTAAAAGTGAAAGTAAAAAAGATTTTTGGTCCTGAACATGGCTTTAGAAGTGATGCAGATGCTGGAGCGCATGTAAAAAGTAATAAGGACATTAAAACTGGTTTACCCATTGTTTCATTATATGGATCTAACAAAAAACCAACCAAGGAACAACTAAAAGATATTGATGTTTTAATTTATGACATACAAGATATCGGCGCCCGTTTCTATACTTATATTTCAACTATGTGTTATGCAATGGAAGCTTGCGCAGAAAACAACAAAGAATTTATTATACTGGATCGCCCAAATCCAAATGGATTTTACATTGACGGTCCTGTTTTAAACGACGAGTTTAAAAGTTTTTTAGGAATGCATCGCGTTCCGATTGTTTATGGCATGACCTGCGGTGAATATGCGCAAATGGCCAATGATGAAGGCTGGTTAAAAAACAAAGTGAGTTGCAAACTAACCATAATTCCTCTGAAAAAATACGATAGAAAAGCTTCTTATAAACTTCCGGTAAATCCATCACCAAATATTCCTAATGCGGAGTCTGTTCTTTTATACCCAAGTTTAGGCTTATTTGAAGGTACGGTGATGAGTCTTGGAAGAGGCACTGATATTCCTTTCCAGGTAATTGGACATCCAAAATATCCAGACACTTCTTTTTACTTTACTCCACTACCTTCATCACTATCAAAAGAACCACGCTATTTTAACCAACGCTGTTATGGCTTGGATTTGCGAAAAGACATTTATTTAAAAGCACATCCAAAAAAAATTAATTTGCAGTGGTTGGCACAATCGTACAAAAAATTAAACAACCTTGATTTTTTTGAAATGAACTTTAATTACCATTCAGGAAACTCGTTATTGCAGGAACAATTAAAAAATAATGTTTCTGAAAAAGACATTCGCGAAAGCTGGCAAAAGGATACAGAAGTTTTTAAAGAAATTAGAAAACGGTATTTGTTATATCCTGATTTTGGTTAA
- the era gene encoding GTPase Era — MDTKKHKSGFVNIIGCPNVGKSTLMNELVGERLSIITSKAQTTRHRIMGIVSGEDYQIVFSDTPGIIKPLYKLQEKMMQFVISALTDADLFLYITDVFEDIQLEGSYLARLQKTQTPILLLINKIDIASQQQLEESLLKWRERLPMAEIMAISALEKFNIDKIMNRIIEILPEGNAYYSKEEFTDKSERFFVSEIVREKILLNYKKEIPYSVEVIVNSFKEEETIIKIQVDILVERDSQKGIIIGDKGSALKRVGTAARKEMELFFKKKVFLEVFVKVDKDWRSNDTRLKNFGY; from the coding sequence ATGGACACTAAAAAACACAAATCAGGCTTCGTTAATATTATTGGTTGCCCTAACGTTGGTAAATCAACTCTTATGAATGAACTTGTGGGAGAACGTCTGAGTATTATCACCTCAAAAGCGCAAACCACACGCCATCGTATTATGGGCATCGTAAGCGGAGAAGATTATCAAATTGTTTTTAGCGATACGCCAGGAATTATTAAGCCATTGTACAAACTGCAGGAGAAAATGATGCAGTTTGTTATCTCCGCTTTAACCGATGCAGACCTTTTCTTATATATAACTGATGTGTTTGAAGATATACAATTAGAAGGATCGTATTTGGCCCGACTTCAAAAAACGCAAACCCCTATTCTATTATTGATTAATAAAATTGATATCGCGAGTCAACAACAGTTAGAAGAATCTTTACTTAAATGGAGGGAACGCTTACCAATGGCTGAAATTATGGCTATATCAGCACTTGAGAAGTTTAATATAGATAAGATCATGAATCGCATTATCGAAATTCTCCCTGAAGGCAATGCGTATTACAGCAAAGAAGAATTTACCGATAAATCGGAACGTTTTTTTGTAAGTGAAATTGTGCGCGAAAAAATTCTTCTCAATTACAAAAAAGAAATTCCCTATAGTGTAGAGGTAATCGTAAACTCGTTTAAAGAAGAAGAAACCATTATAAAAATTCAAGTAGACATTCTTGTAGAACGTGATAGTCAAAAAGGGATTATTATTGGAGATAAAGGATCAGCTCTTAAACGTGTTGGTACAGCTGCGAGAAAGGAAATGGAATTGTTTTTTAAGAAAAAGGTGTTTCTTGAAGTGTTCGTAAAAGTAGATAAGGACTGGAGAAGCAATGATACCAGACTAAAGAACTTCGGGTATTAG
- a CDS encoding ABC transporter permease gives MSVEKFIANRISNSKQNKDSISKPIVKIGIIGITLGVSVMLLTVSIVLGFKKEIVSKITGLTTHIVVSSINRNASNEAEPIVMSEDTLEILKKIPFVKHIQKTAFKNGLLKTDTENEGILLKGVDNNYDFDYLKKHITEGRLPNFGTEEISKEIFISEVLAKRMDLKLHGKVLIYFISQREAYDSVLHEIITKSEQRSRKFTICGIFKTNFADFDAKLSLVDLRQIQRISNWDSTMVGNYEIAVKDFNKVEEDQEQIEEVLGYDYDINNVKQIYSNIFMWLDKLDINGVIVIVLMILVATINMITALLILILERTNMVGLVKALGMNNVNVRKIFLFISFKLIGRGMMWGNIFGIGLCLLQYYFKIAKLDSETYYVDYVAIYINWYYFVLLNVGTFLTCAIMLFLPTLILTKLTPIKTLKFD, from the coding sequence TTGAGCGTAGAAAAATTTATAGCCAACAGAATTTCCAATTCTAAACAAAACAAAGATAGTATCTCTAAACCTATTGTAAAAATAGGAATTATTGGCATTACACTTGGCGTTTCTGTTATGCTTTTAACCGTAAGTATTGTTTTGGGCTTTAAAAAAGAAATTGTGAGTAAAATAACTGGTCTTACAACACATATTGTTGTTAGCAGTATAAATCGCAATGCTAGTAACGAAGCTGAGCCTATTGTTATGAGTGAGGATACACTCGAAATTCTTAAAAAAATACCATTTGTTAAACATATACAAAAAACGGCGTTTAAAAACGGACTTTTAAAAACAGATACAGAAAACGAAGGAATTTTATTAAAAGGTGTAGATAACAATTACGATTTTGACTATTTAAAAAAACATATAACGGAAGGCAGATTGCCGAATTTTGGAACTGAAGAAATAAGTAAGGAAATATTTATTAGTGAGGTTTTAGCAAAAAGAATGGATTTAAAACTACATGGCAAAGTGCTTATTTATTTTATTTCGCAGCGTGAAGCTTATGATAGTGTATTGCATGAAATTATAACTAAGTCTGAACAACGTTCTCGGAAATTTACAATCTGTGGAATTTTTAAAACAAATTTTGCCGATTTTGATGCCAAGTTAAGTCTCGTGGATCTAAGGCAGATTCAGCGCATAAGTAATTGGGATTCGACAATGGTTGGCAATTACGAAATAGCAGTGAAAGATTTTAACAAAGTAGAAGAAGATCAAGAACAGATTGAAGAAGTTTTAGGTTACGATTACGATATAAATAATGTAAAACAAATCTACTCCAATATTTTTATGTGGCTCGATAAATTAGATATAAACGGAGTAATTGTGATTGTGTTGATGATATTGGTTGCAACCATTAATATGATTACGGCCTTACTGATTTTAATTTTGGAACGCACAAACATGGTAGGACTTGTAAAGGCGCTAGGAATGAACAATGTGAATGTGCGAAAAATATTTTTGTTTATCAGTTTTAAGTTAATTGGACGGGGAATGATGTGGGGCAATATTTTTGGAATTGGATTGTGTTTGTTGCAGTACTATTTTAAAATAGCAAAACTCGATAGCGAAACCTATTACGTAGATTACGTTGCTATTTATATAAACTGGTATTATTTTGTACTTCTTAATGTTGGAACGTTTTTAACTTGCGCTATTATGTTGTTTCTTCCAACACTCATTTTAACAAAGTTGACACCAATAAAAACATTGAAATTTGATTGA
- a CDS encoding DUF4382 domain-containing protein, whose amino-acid sequence MKTRGIILCCLALGAIFSSCKKDKTPEPDPAKPTPYYINMTDAPGPYTAVYIDLQAVEITGNGNSTMLNANAGVYNLLDLANGIDTLIATGSLTVDKVQQIRLILGTNNSVVKGGVTYSLSTPSAQQSGLKLQVHQELQAGIAYYVLLDFDASQSIVEEGNGSYSLKPVIRTIETALSGSIKGKLSQAGVLATITANSGGTSYSTVANSNGEFIITGLPAGMYTVTVYPSSPFLVSTLTNINVTVGNTTLLGTIII is encoded by the coding sequence ATGAAAACACGTGGAATTATTCTTTGCTGTCTGGCCTTAGGGGCAATTTTCAGCTCTTGTAAAAAAGACAAAACGCCAGAGCCTGATCCTGCAAAACCAACACCTTATTATATTAATATGACAGATGCGCCAGGACCTTACACTGCCGTATATATTGATTTGCAAGCTGTCGAAATAACAGGAAATGGAAATTCAACAATGTTGAATGCGAACGCAGGTGTTTATAATTTACTTGATTTAGCAAACGGAATTGATACACTCATTGCAACTGGGTCGCTTACTGTTGATAAAGTTCAACAAATAAGACTTATTTTAGGCACTAATAACTCGGTGGTTAAAGGAGGGGTTACTTATTCATTAAGCACTCCGAGTGCGCAACAGTCTGGTTTAAAACTTCAAGTTCACCAGGAACTTCAAGCTGGCATAGCTTATTACGTTTTACTGGATTTTGATGCTAGTCAATCTATTGTTGAAGAAGGTAATGGCAGTTATTCGTTAAAACCTGTTATCAGAACTATTGAAACTGCTTTAAGTGGTTCAATAAAAGGAAAACTGTCACAAGCGGGAGTTCTTGCTACAATCACCGCTAACTCAGGTGGAACTTCCTATTCTACTGTAGCGAACTCAAATGGCGAATTTATTATTACAGGGTTACCCGCTGGAATGTATACGGTAACAGTATATCCTTCATCTCCATTTCTTGTTTCTACCTTAACAAATATTAATGTTACAGTGGGAAACACCACTTTGCTTGGAACGATTATTATTTAA
- a CDS encoding SulP family inorganic anion transporter yields MTHLKLIGSLKTIPNNLFAGFVVSLVALPLGLGLAVASGAPPIAGVISAIVGGIIVSILGGSNVTITGPGNSLVVALLGAITVLGNGNMYEGYLFVLAAIIASGVLITVLSFLKIGYIGNFFSASALQGMLSAIGLIIMSKQAHIMLGNMRISGDPIHLLAKFPQSIYELIHNDDLWAPATAGIISLLIMVTYSNIRNKYFQLIPAPMWIVIISVGFAYYIQAHPDLKHPLDSEFLLSIPDNALSKFPTPDFSKCFDYYFILAVISITLIASIESILSIKAVDKLDPKKRRSNTDKELRALGIASIVSGFLGGLNVVTVIARSSVNVNNGGTNRFSNFFQAIFLLLFILLFQEQLKHIPYPALAAILVYTGYKLISPQVFRRIYKIGKKQFFIFIITLISTLYTSLISGILIGSLTTFIVHTVYAKSITLFMRYLFTNNVQIQELQGKRTLITVKYYCTFLNFFRLKNAIDRLPEANEIIIDFKQCKFVDHTALESLNAYESNFNVNEAYFKIIGLNTKRSATEHPFTLRQALQYVLFVDLDARSNKRKRLLRDFVNELHWEYTEEPDYNISFLNNFQYFSTRQASYTFNNCYNDSIRLFDLEYSEGAFIAKEDLHSTFIYIQVPPTLPAFTLEKRDLFEKLSFLGYKQEIKFKEYHDFTHRFLLKGKNKRKIHKYFNEELVLFLECNKPYHIESDGNGGIIVMNKEHTATIAEVKAMTDFCIRLYQLILNTAFTDQQ; encoded by the coding sequence TTGACTCATCTCAAATTAATAGGCTCCTTAAAAACAATTCCGAATAATTTATTCGCCGGTTTCGTTGTATCACTTGTTGCGCTGCCTTTAGGACTTGGCCTCGCTGTAGCTTCTGGAGCTCCGCCAATAGCTGGAGTAATTTCCGCGATTGTAGGAGGTATTATTGTTTCCATTTTAGGTGGCAGTAATGTTACCATAACTGGTCCTGGCAATAGTTTAGTAGTTGCACTTTTGGGTGCCATAACGGTTCTGGGAAATGGTAATATGTATGAAGGTTATCTTTTCGTATTAGCAGCAATTATAGCTTCAGGGGTTCTTATCACTGTACTCTCATTTCTTAAGATCGGCTACATTGGAAATTTTTTTTCGGCTTCTGCTTTACAAGGAATGCTTTCTGCCATTGGTTTAATTATCATGAGCAAACAAGCGCATATTATGTTAGGTAATATGCGCATTAGTGGTGACCCGATTCACCTATTAGCAAAATTTCCCCAGAGCATTTACGAGCTAATACACAATGATGATCTCTGGGCCCCAGCAACCGCTGGAATAATAAGCTTACTTATTATGGTGACCTACTCTAATATTCGAAATAAGTATTTTCAATTGATTCCTGCTCCTATGTGGATTGTTATTATTTCCGTTGGTTTTGCGTATTACATTCAGGCTCATCCCGATTTAAAGCATCCTTTAGACTCTGAATTTTTACTAAGTATCCCAGACAATGCCTTATCAAAATTTCCTACACCTGACTTTTCAAAATGTTTCGATTATTATTTTATTCTTGCTGTAATTTCAATTACGCTAATCGCAAGTATCGAGTCTATTTTAAGCATCAAGGCAGTAGATAAGCTAGATCCAAAAAAGAGGCGATCAAACACTGACAAAGAATTAAGAGCATTAGGAATTGCTTCTATCGTTTCGGGTTTTTTAGGTGGTTTAAATGTGGTAACCGTTATTGCAAGAAGTTCAGTCAACGTAAATAATGGCGGGACAAACCGTTTCTCCAATTTTTTTCAAGCAATTTTTTTATTGTTATTTATTTTACTATTTCAGGAGCAACTTAAGCACATCCCCTACCCTGCACTGGCAGCCATACTCGTTTATACAGGTTATAAACTTATATCACCTCAAGTTTTTAGAAGGATCTACAAAATCGGAAAAAAACAGTTTTTTATTTTTATCATCACTCTTATCAGTACTCTTTATACCAGCTTAATTTCCGGCATATTAATTGGATCACTTACAACGTTTATTGTACATACGGTTTACGCTAAAAGCATCACCCTTTTTATGCGTTATCTTTTTACAAATAATGTCCAAATACAAGAGTTACAAGGGAAACGCACACTTATTACCGTTAAATATTATTGTACTTTTTTGAATTTTTTCCGACTTAAAAATGCCATTGATAGGCTGCCAGAAGCCAACGAAATAATAATCGACTTTAAGCAATGTAAGTTTGTTGATCATACCGCGCTCGAAAGTTTAAATGCTTACGAAAGTAATTTTAATGTAAATGAAGCTTACTTTAAAATCATAGGCTTAAACACAAAACGTTCTGCCACAGAACATCCGTTTACACTCAGGCAAGCCTTACAGTATGTGCTTTTTGTGGATTTGGATGCTCGATCAAACAAACGAAAGCGCTTATTGAGAGATTTTGTAAACGAATTACATTGGGAGTACACTGAAGAACCTGACTACAATATTTCATTTTTAAATAACTTCCAATACTTCAGCACAAGGCAGGCAAGCTATACTTTTAATAATTGTTATAATGATTCCATTCGTTTGTTCGACCTTGAGTATTCGGAAGGTGCTTTTATAGCAAAGGAAGATTTACACAGTACTTTTATTTACATTCAGGTTCCTCCCACTCTGCCAGCATTTACATTAGAAAAAAGGGACTTATTTGAGAAACTCAGTTTTTTAGGATACAAACAAGAAATTAAATTTAAAGAGTATCACGATTTTACGCACCGGTTTTTACTAAAAGGAAAAAACAAACGAAAAATTCATAAATACTTTAATGAAGAATTGGTTTTATTTTTAGAATGTAACAAACCTTATCATATTGAATCAGATGGAAATGGTGGAATTATTGTGATGAACAAAGAACACACCGCAACCATAGCAGAAGTTAAGGCTATGACTGACTTTTGCATCCGCCTTTACCAACTCATTCTCAATACGGCCTTTACCGATCAACAATAA
- a CDS encoding FG-GAP-like repeat-containing protein has translation MKNFTLLVFLILHLISKSQVPPVCFNSLAVANISTVGIFPRDVCAADVNGDGKLDLITANESSSNISVLFGSGSGTFAPPVNYPVVSGPRSLSAADFNLDGYPDLVVANITSNNVAILFGSPSGTFAAAVNYSAGTNPNCVRVGDLNLDGNLDLVVANFNSSNVSILLGSTSGTFAAAVNYSVGSLPVSVCIADLNNDGNSDIVAANSGSNTVSLLLGSVSGTFAAAVNFTTGGGPYCVKSLDFNGDGNMDLSISNYNAYNLSILMGTGTGSFATPVYYPTGIGPTTHALGDFNNDGKTDVAVGNYSGNSISFFSGMGVGSFSFSGTYQLTDQPISMIAADFNADGIADIASVSLQGGKVTVIINTGNATLGAAIINATGNSPSSVSDGDFNSDGFKDLVVSNYGSNSLSILSGNGVGVFSTTATYFANGNPGQAVVADFNGDGHKDIAVANYGGASVSVLLGTGTGSFGATTNFAVGLLPYGIVSGDFNSDSKIDIAVTNFNSNSISVLFGLGSGGFGAAVNYSVGTNPTGLLAADFDLDGDLDLAITNSGSGNVSILNGSSSGVFTAGANYACGSGPYAIATADFNGDFIADLAVANYSSSSVSVLLGLGSGSFGTQAAYVVGANPVSVSVGDYNMDGIKDIVVSNYSSANISVLLGTGSSSFTSQINYSTGTNPRKVLSSDLNSDGKPDLAIVNLGSNSLQILLNAHPTLSLTTTNTVCLGNSLILKASGAGTYSWSTGATSHSISITPSTNSTYTVTAKSFGGCAATAVKSITVNALPLPTLSVNSGTICVGQSFTINPTGASTYTYSGGSAIVSPTIGSSYSVSGTNTLTGCISSSVVSNVTVFARPIVTASSGSICAGESFTLAVSGASSYSYSGGSAVVSPVTNTVYSVIGISIEGCQSLMPAISTVTVVALPIVSVNSGSICAGQTFTLQPSGGVTYFYSSGSSVISPTITTSYSVTGTNSLGCTSSPASISQVTVHDLPVISANDGTVCAGKAFTLAPSGALSYTFSNGNSVVYPLFTTSYSITGTSVAGCISAFPAISNVAVNPLPVIVISGNNSVCDGSPISLIGSGTATNYTWSVINVTGNLITVYPSSSTTYTLQGTNSYGCTSSVTKLITVLPLPIITLNSGTICQGATFTLNPIGGITYTYSSGSPLVSPLVTNVYTVTGTDANACVGKTTSTVTVLQAPAINVVADKSEICLGETIFLHGLGATFYVWSNGQYSASINVSPTVTSTYTVEGVDNNSCTNDASITVFVNECVGVANGLANVKRLFVFPNPSSGEFFVESSDQIQLLITNALGQIILRMEVSQGINKIDLADYSSGVYFILHKKGSLTETIKLIKN, from the coding sequence ATGAAAAATTTCACTCTTCTTGTCTTTTTGATACTTCATCTTATATCTAAATCGCAAGTTCCGCCGGTATGTTTTAATAGTTTGGCGGTTGCCAATATCTCTACAGTCGGAATATTTCCAAGAGATGTTTGTGCAGCAGATGTTAATGGAGACGGTAAGTTGGATCTTATTACTGCGAATGAGAGTAGCAGTAATATATCTGTATTATTCGGTTCAGGTTCAGGCACGTTTGCACCTCCTGTGAATTACCCAGTTGTTTCTGGGCCAAGATCCCTTAGCGCAGCAGATTTTAATCTAGATGGTTATCCAGATTTGGTGGTGGCGAATATTACTTCAAATAATGTAGCAATTTTATTTGGTTCGCCTTCGGGTACGTTTGCTGCTGCTGTTAACTACAGTGCGGGGACCAACCCTAATTGTGTGAGAGTTGGCGATTTAAATTTGGACGGTAATCTTGATTTGGTTGTGGCTAATTTTAACTCTTCCAATGTTTCAATTTTATTAGGTTCAACAAGTGGTACATTTGCTGCAGCCGTAAATTATTCGGTTGGATCGCTTCCTGTTTCTGTTTGCATTGCTGATTTAAATAATGATGGGAATTCAGATATTGTTGCAGCTAATTCAGGGTCTAATACGGTTTCTTTATTGTTGGGTTCTGTGAGTGGAACTTTTGCGGCTGCTGTTAATTTTACTACAGGGGGGGGGCCTTATTGTGTGAAATCATTAGATTTTAATGGCGACGGAAATATGGATCTAAGTATTTCCAACTATAACGCTTATAATCTTTCTATTTTAATGGGTACAGGTACGGGCTCTTTTGCAACCCCGGTATATTATCCCACAGGTATCGGACCAACAACACATGCGCTGGGTGATTTTAACAATGATGGGAAAACAGATGTAGCAGTTGGTAATTACAGCGGTAATAGTATTTCTTTTTTTTCTGGAATGGGCGTGGGTTCGTTTAGTTTTTCTGGGACATATCAATTAACAGATCAGCCAATATCAATGATTGCTGCTGATTTTAACGCTGATGGAATTGCTGATATTGCTTCAGTTTCACTTCAGGGTGGAAAAGTAACAGTGATAATCAATACCGGTAACGCTACTCTGGGTGCGGCAATAATAAACGCAACGGGTAACTCGCCTTCTTCGGTTAGTGATGGGGATTTTAATTCAGATGGCTTTAAAGATTTGGTTGTTTCTAACTATGGTTCAAACAGTTTGTCAATTTTATCAGGGAATGGTGTTGGCGTTTTTTCTACCACAGCCACTTATTTTGCCAACGGAAATCCCGGACAAGCTGTGGTTGCTGATTTTAATGGAGATGGGCACAAAGATATTGCTGTAGCTAATTATGGTGGGGCAAGCGTTTCTGTATTACTGGGCACTGGAACCGGTAGTTTTGGCGCAACTACAAATTTTGCTGTGGGCCTTTTGCCTTACGGTATTGTTTCGGGTGACTTTAATTCGGATAGTAAAATAGATATTGCAGTTACGAATTTTAACTCAAATAGTATTTCTGTTTTGTTTGGACTTGGATCAGGTGGTTTTGGTGCCGCCGTAAATTATTCGGTTGGGACAAATCCCACAGGGCTTTTAGCGGCTGATTTTGATTTAGATGGTGATCTGGATTTAGCTATTACAAATAGTGGTTCTGGAAATGTATCAATTTTGAATGGATCTTCTTCTGGAGTTTTTACTGCTGGCGCAAATTACGCGTGCGGCTCTGGTCCATATGCAATTGCAACTGCCGATTTTAATGGTGATTTTATTGCGGATTTGGCAGTTGCGAATTATTCGTCAAGCAGTGTTTCTGTCCTACTTGGCTTGGGATCAGGGAGTTTTGGAACACAGGCAGCATATGTAGTTGGAGCTAATCCTGTTTCGGTGAGCGTTGGAGATTATAATATGGATGGCATTAAAGATATTGTTGTATCAAATTATTCTAGTGCAAATATATCTGTTTTGCTAGGAACAGGAAGTTCTAGTTTTACCTCGCAAATAAATTACTCAACAGGAACCAATCCACGTAAAGTTCTTTCATCCGATTTAAATTCGGATGGTAAACCAGATTTAGCGATAGTAAATTTGGGTTCAAACTCTTTACAAATACTATTAAACGCACATCCTACCCTTTCCCTCACTACTACTAATACAGTTTGTTTAGGTAACAGTTTAATACTAAAAGCTTCTGGCGCTGGAACATACTCATGGAGTACTGGCGCAACAAGCCACTCTATTTCTATTACACCAAGTACAAATAGCACGTATACCGTAACTGCTAAATCATTTGGAGGATGCGCTGCAACTGCGGTTAAATCAATTACGGTAAATGCTTTGCCTTTACCAACCTTGTCTGTTAACAGTGGTACAATTTGTGTAGGACAAAGTTTTACCATTAATCCTACAGGTGCAAGTACCTATACGTACTCTGGTGGTTCTGCTATTGTGAGTCCAACAATAGGTTCATCTTATTCTGTTAGCGGCACAAATACATTAACTGGCTGTATTTCATCTTCAGTGGTTTCCAATGTTACTGTTTTCGCGCGACCTATAGTCACGGCAAGTAGTGGAAGTATTTGTGCCGGTGAAAGTTTTACACTTGCAGTGAGTGGCGCAAGTTCATACTCTTATAGTGGAGGATCAGCAGTGGTAAGCCCAGTTACAAATACAGTATATAGCGTTATAGGAATCAGCATTGAGGGCTGTCAATCGTTGATGCCGGCGATTTCAACAGTAACAGTTGTGGCCTTGCCGATTGTTTCGGTGAATAGCGGTTCAATTTGTGCTGGACAAACATTTACTTTGCAACCTTCGGGAGGTGTTACCTATTTCTATTCTTCGGGCAGTTCAGTTATATCTCCTACAATCACTACTTCGTATTCGGTTACAGGTACAAATAGTTTAGGTTGCACATCATCGCCCGCAAGTATAAGCCAGGTTACAGTACATGATTTACCTGTAATTTCCGCAAATGATGGAACCGTTTGTGCGGGTAAAGCTTTTACACTTGCGCCTTCAGGTGCTTTGTCTTACACTTTTTCTAATGGAAATTCAGTTGTATACCCTTTGTTTACTACTTCTTACTCCATAACAGGAACTAGTGTAGCTGGGTGTATTTCTGCATTTCCAGCAATTAGTAATGTTGCTGTAAATCCTTTACCAGTAATTGTTATATCAGGAAATAATTCAGTGTGTGACGGATCACCAATAAGTCTTATTGGCAGCGGAACAGCAACCAATTACACCTGGAGTGTTATTAATGTTACGGGTAACCTGATTACCGTTTATCCGTCAAGTTCAACAACCTATACTTTGCAAGGTACTAACAGTTATGGTTGCACTTCCTCAGTAACTAAATTAATTACAGTGTTGCCTTTACCTATAATAACATTAAATAGTGGCACAATTTGTCAAGGCGCCACTTTCACACTTAATCCTATTGGTGGAATAACTTATACATACTCTAGTGGCTCGCCACTTGTTTCACCACTTGTAACAAATGTTTATACCGTTACTGGTACTGACGCGAACGCCTGCGTTGGTAAAACCACCAGCACGGTTACGGTATTGCAAGCACCGGCGATAAATGTTGTAGCCGATAAATCGGAGATATGTTTAGGAGAAACTATTTTTTTGCACGGTTTAGGAGCCACGTTTTATGTGTGGAGTAATGGACAGTATTCTGCTTCTATTAATGTTAGCCCAACAGTAACATCTACCTATACAGTAGAAGGTGTAGATAACAATAGTTGTACAAACGATGCAAGTATTACAGTCTTTGTAAACGAATGTGTAGGTGTTGCGAATGGTTTAGCTAATGTTAAGAGATTATTTGTATTTCCAAATCCAAGTTCTGGAGAGTTTTTTGTTGAAAGTTCTGATCAAATTCAATTACTAATAACTAATGCATTAGGTCAAATTATCTTAAGAATGGAAGTAAGTCAAGGGATAAATAAAATTGATTTAGCTGATTATTCAAGCGGTGTTTATTTTATTCTACATAAAAAAGGTTCTCTAACTGAAACAATAAAATTGATTAAGAATTAA